From the genome of Homalodisca vitripennis isolate AUS2020 chromosome 8, UT_GWSS_2.1, whole genome shotgun sequence, one region includes:
- the LOC124368144 gene encoding uncharacterized protein LOC124368144, translating to MADQTVSVISAEVPDPETDPDLFEIVKSTMIHGPCGNLNRNSPCMVNGTCSKRYPRPLCKETQTADDGYPQYRRRSPAGGGFPVNINGVDLDSRWVVPYNPVLTRTFLAHINVELCNSVKSIKYICKYVNKGSDQATFVLENERDKVSSYEAGRYIRSSEAARRIFCFTIHERYPLVMHLAVHLENGERIYFNPENA from the coding sequence ATGGCCGACCAAACTGTCAGTGTCATTAGTGCTGAGGTTCCTGATCCTGAAACGGACCCTGAtctatttgaaattgttaaatcTACAATGATTCACGGCCCTTGTGGAAACTTGAACAGGAACTCGCCTTGCATGGTTAATGGCACATGCTCCAAAAGGTACCCGCGTCCCTTGTGCAAAGAAACACAAACTGCTGACGATGGCTACCCCCAGTACCGCCGAAGGTCCCCTGCTGGTGGTGGTTTTCCAGTCAACATAAACGGGGTAGACCTAGACAGTCGGTGGGTTGTGCCGTATAATCCTGTTCTGACACGTACCTTTCTAGCACATATTAACGTCGAGCTGTGTAATTCTGTCAAGTCTATAAAGTACATTTGCAAATATGTAAACAAGGGCAGTGATCAAGCCACTTTTGTTTTGGAAAATGAGAGAGATAAAGTGTCCAGTTATGAAGCAGGCCGGTACATCAGAAGTTCTGAAGCGGCAAGGCGTATATTTTGCTTCACAATCCATGAGCGATATCCTCTCGTAATGCATTTAGCTGTACACCTTGAAAATGGTGAGAGAATTTATTTTAATCCCGAAAACGcttaa